From the genome of Pelobacter propionicus DSM 2379, one region includes:
- a CDS encoding hybrid sensor histidine kinase/response regulator has protein sequence MKIPSRYNGLLERIRIVAIYALFGSLWIYLSDTVVGWLIHDPLVITRLSVYKGILFIALTSGLLYFLIARYLSRMAEYNRELVKSEERFVSIFNNMSDAIFIHDAGSGAIVDANESVFRMFGYDRDEMVRLQVGDISQGEAPYSQTDALQWLRRAADDASPLTFEWRCRRKDGSLFWVECTMRKALIGGGEFIIVAVRDISERRDVAEALRRSEYTNTTFNRISRIFLTSLDDEDMFDSVLKVVLDVMASPYGIFGYIDENGSMVCPSMTKEIWSECQMNHKSTVFPELSWGDSIWGASLRDGESRRVNQPFTVPEGHVPIQRCLCVPLVYQGNAIGLFIVANKSTDYTDEELRALQSIAEHAAPVLYARLQQQKATRALVESENRLRVIFEASPAGIIMTSPSGAISFANQRMAELFGYSLGELVGTSYLSHVHSEQCEAAEHEIQRLVSGGIGSTNTERHYIRADGSDFWGHVSSRRYEDTDGVLVSIVAIVADMTELKQAEEQRRKLEQQMLHVQKLESLGVLAGGIAHDFNNILLAITGNASLALMRLSPDSPAVHHLRQIEKAADKAADLARQMLAYSGKGRFVVEALNLNQVVEEMTSMLHVSISKRATLRYHLAPELPAIEADATQIRQVVMNLAINASEAIGDRDGVISIATGSMECDQRYLRETWLDQSLSEGFYVYLEVADTGCGMSRETMERIFDPFFTTKFTGRGLGMAAILGIVRGHHGAIKIYSEPGRGSSFKILLPASQRPVERLHEPLAPAHWRGDGLVLLVDDEEIIRTIGTDMLTELGFDVVTAQDGREAVELFRRDPGGITFVVLDLTMPHMSGEETFREMRRIDPAVKVIMSSGYNEYEVTQKFVGKGLAGFIQKPYSLSILTDVIRNIL, from the coding sequence ATGAAGATACCATCCCGATATAACGGGCTCCTGGAGAGAATTCGCATCGTCGCCATCTACGCCCTGTTCGGTTCCCTCTGGATCTACCTCTCCGATACGGTTGTGGGATGGCTGATACATGATCCCCTCGTCATCACCCGCCTCTCCGTTTACAAGGGGATTCTGTTCATCGCTCTCACCTCAGGCCTGCTCTACTTCCTGATCGCGCGCTATCTCTCGCGCATGGCGGAGTACAACCGGGAACTGGTGAAGAGCGAAGAGCGCTTCGTCTCCATCTTCAACAACATGTCGGACGCGATCTTCATTCATGACGCAGGTAGCGGCGCCATTGTGGATGCCAATGAATCGGTGTTCAGGATGTTCGGCTATGATCGCGACGAAATGGTCCGGCTTCAGGTCGGTGACATCAGCCAGGGGGAGGCGCCCTATTCCCAGACCGACGCGTTGCAATGGCTCCGCCGTGCCGCCGATGACGCGTCGCCGCTCACATTCGAGTGGCGCTGCAGGAGAAAGGACGGGAGCCTGTTCTGGGTAGAGTGCACCATGCGCAAGGCGCTGATCGGGGGGGGGGAGTTCATCATCGTTGCGGTGCGCGACATCAGCGAACGGAGAGATGTTGCCGAAGCGTTGCGGCGATCGGAGTACACCAACACAACTTTCAACAGGATATCCAGAATCTTTCTCACCAGCCTCGATGACGAGGATATGTTCGATTCCGTGCTCAAGGTTGTCCTTGACGTCATGGCCAGCCCCTACGGTATTTTCGGTTACATTGACGAAAACGGTTCCATGGTCTGTCCCTCGATGACCAAGGAGATCTGGAGCGAGTGTCAGATGAACCACAAGAGCACTGTCTTTCCCGAATTATCCTGGGGTGACAGCATCTGGGGTGCAAGCCTGAGGGACGGCGAGTCGCGCCGCGTGAACCAACCGTTCACGGTACCGGAGGGGCATGTCCCCATCCAGCGCTGTCTCTGTGTGCCGCTGGTGTACCAGGGGAACGCCATTGGCCTGTTTATCGTGGCCAACAAATCCACCGACTATACCGACGAGGAGCTGCGGGCGCTGCAATCCATAGCCGAACATGCCGCGCCGGTGCTCTACGCCAGGCTCCAGCAGCAGAAGGCAACCAGGGCCTTGGTGGAGAGCGAAAACCGGCTGCGGGTGATCTTTGAAGCCAGCCCGGCCGGGATCATCATGACATCCCCCTCCGGCGCGATCAGCTTTGCCAACCAGCGTATGGCCGAGCTGTTCGGCTACTCCCTGGGGGAACTGGTTGGAACCTCCTACCTATCCCACGTACACTCTGAGCAGTGCGAGGCCGCAGAGCATGAGATTCAGCGTCTTGTCAGCGGAGGGATCGGTTCCACCAACACCGAGCGGCACTACATCCGTGCGGATGGGAGCGATTTCTGGGGACATGTCAGCAGTCGCCGCTATGAGGATACGGATGGTGTTCTGGTTTCCATCGTAGCGATCGTTGCCGATATGACCGAACTGAAACAGGCCGAGGAACAGCGCCGCAAGCTGGAGCAGCAGATGCTCCACGTGCAGAAGCTGGAGAGCCTTGGGGTTCTGGCGGGCGGCATCGCCCATGATTTCAATAATATACTGCTGGCCATAACCGGGAATGCCAGCCTGGCCTTGATGCGTCTCAGCCCGGACTCTCCGGCGGTGCATCACCTGCGGCAGATCGAGAAAGCGGCCGACAAGGCGGCCGACCTGGCCCGCCAGATGCTGGCGTACTCGGGCAAGGGGCGTTTTGTCGTCGAGGCCCTGAACCTGAACCAGGTGGTGGAGGAGATGACCAGCATGCTGCACGTCTCCATCTCCAAGCGGGCCACCCTCCGCTATCACCTGGCCCCGGAGCTGCCCGCCATCGAGGCCGATGCGACCCAGATCCGGCAGGTTGTCATGAATCTGGCCATCAATGCCTCCGAGGCCATCGGCGACAGGGATGGCGTCATCTCCATAGCCACCGGCAGCATGGAATGCGACCAGAGGTACCTGCGCGAGACCTGGCTGGACCAGAGTCTGAGCGAGGGATTCTACGTCTATCTGGAAGTGGCGGATACCGGCTGCGGCATGAGCCGTGAGACCATGGAGCGGATTTTCGACCCCTTTTTTACCACCAAGTTTACCGGCCGCGGCCTGGGCATGGCCGCCATCCTCGGTATTGTCCGCGGCCACCACGGGGCTATCAAGATCTACAGCGAGCCGGGCAGGGGGAGCTCCTTCAAGATCCTGCTCCCGGCCAGCCAGCGCCCCGTGGAGCGACTCCACGAACCGCTTGCCCCTGCCCATTGGCGGGGAGATGGCCTTGTGCTGCTGGTGGACGACGAGGAGATCATTCGCACCATCGGCACGGACATGCTCACGGAACTGGGATTTGATGTTGTGACCGCCCAGGATGGCCGCGAGGCGGTGGAACTGTTTCGCCGAGACCCGGGCGGGATCACCTTTGTCGTACTGGACCTGACCATGCCGCACATGAGCGGTGAGGAGACCTTTCGCGAGATGCGCCGCATCGATCCGGCGGTCAAGGTGATCATGTCCAGCGGCTATAACGAATATGAGGTCACCCAGAAGTTCGTGGGCAAGGGGTTGGCCGGTTTCATTCAGAAACCGTACTCGCTGTCCATCCTGACGGACGTGATCCGCAACATCCTCTGA
- a CDS encoding GNAT family N-acetyltransferase, translating into MNQEYEKAIRQSTLLNIDSLVIPSPYILDRTIDIDYEHSLVWDEEGELLGYLLVYATPDSRKLHIYEQVTSPFGRGKGIGSAFLEYLANSVDEDARIYLFVWEKLISSIEFFQSKGLVIEELIVYRKMRFHRMSATAGTIREAIALTKNKDYSVVEELGKVRHDAKKSLKVLFDMASMLSVDNFNKVTEDINRETTALVNTLNTYEDKIRVSHKVSIKELIIERVIPFVEAASFPCQIRLNLESRISAVMGNYMNYSRALINLVSNSLDAIRVSGRRGIIEFTLREQDDAVLLIIQDNGVGIEREKLKKGSDMLPLFVGKTTKQGTVGEGLGTRQIFSTFGPDSIHVESKVQEFTRWTIALKKNNQKDAALLTSLGSRYVRFIKTTQSIGVTRESGRPEISRFIWQLRQMELFSYKLLYQFSRYNNVRDIFQNILLYRYGGRSFEQFKAELRQCRIDDEVIRSWLMGMMRRISRNETWIMQNLSFDEYKDELLQSYGQAIDRTMIFTMDPDNGRFFATDRRFAEHLDFVPYLGRGRDQLLRGEFSGDFKNLTSPVVMGVWSVKDLRDLHDKLRLIRKGVARLREMGLSGEKRLSFYTTTYNSIGRDVDIFRTLSLHDMLTMEDGALDCLTREVDNEMNEMVFAAG; encoded by the coding sequence TTGAACCAGGAGTATGAGAAGGCGATACGTCAGAGCACGCTCCTGAATATCGACTCCCTGGTGATCCCCTCCCCCTATATCCTGGACAGGACCATCGATATCGACTACGAACACAGCCTGGTCTGGGATGAGGAGGGGGAACTGCTTGGCTACCTGCTGGTCTACGCCACCCCCGACAGCAGGAAGCTCCATATCTACGAACAGGTGACCAGCCCTTTCGGCAGGGGAAAGGGGATCGGTTCGGCCTTCCTGGAATACCTGGCCAACAGTGTTGACGAAGATGCCCGCATCTACCTGTTCGTCTGGGAGAAACTGATCAGCTCCATCGAGTTCTTCCAGAGCAAGGGGCTGGTGATCGAGGAACTGATAGTCTACCGCAAGATGCGTTTCCACCGCATGTCCGCCACTGCCGGGACGATCCGGGAAGCCATCGCGCTGACCAAGAACAAGGACTACTCCGTCGTGGAGGAACTGGGCAAGGTGCGCCATGACGCCAAGAAGTCCCTGAAGGTGCTCTTCGACATGGCCTCCATGCTCTCGGTGGACAACTTCAACAAGGTCACCGAGGACATAAACCGGGAAACCACCGCGCTGGTGAACACCCTCAATACCTATGAGGACAAGATCAGGGTTTCCCACAAGGTTTCCATCAAGGAGCTGATCATCGAGCGGGTGATTCCCTTTGTCGAGGCGGCCAGTTTTCCCTGCCAGATTCGCCTGAACCTGGAATCCAGAATCTCCGCCGTCATGGGCAATTACATGAATTACAGCCGTGCCCTGATCAACCTCGTTTCCAACTCCCTGGACGCCATCAGGGTCTCCGGCAGGCGGGGGATCATCGAGTTCACCCTGCGGGAACAGGACGACGCGGTGCTCCTGATCATCCAGGATAACGGGGTCGGCATCGAGCGGGAAAAACTGAAAAAGGGGAGCGACATGCTCCCGCTGTTCGTGGGGAAAACCACCAAGCAGGGGACGGTGGGCGAGGGGCTCGGCACACGGCAGATCTTTTCCACCTTCGGTCCCGACAGCATCCATGTGGAGAGCAAGGTGCAGGAGTTCACCCGCTGGACCATCGCCCTGAAAAAGAACAACCAGAAGGATGCTGCGCTTTTGACCAGCCTGGGGTCGCGTTACGTCAGGTTCATCAAAACCACCCAGAGTATCGGTGTTACCCGGGAGAGCGGCAGGCCGGAGATTTCCCGCTTCATCTGGCAGCTCAGGCAGATGGAGCTGTTCAGCTACAAGCTGCTGTACCAGTTCAGCAGGTACAACAATGTGCGCGACATTTTCCAGAACATCCTGCTGTACCGCTACGGGGGGAGGAGTTTCGAGCAGTTCAAGGCCGAGCTGCGTCAATGCCGCATCGATGACGAGGTAATCAGATCCTGGCTGATGGGGATGATGAGGCGTATTAGCCGGAACGAGACCTGGATCATGCAGAACCTCTCCTTTGACGAGTACAAGGACGAACTGCTGCAGAGCTACGGCCAGGCCATCGACCGCACCATGATCTTTACCATGGATCCGGATAACGGGAGGTTTTTTGCCACCGACCGGCGTTTTGCCGAGCATCTTGATTTCGTTCCCTACCTTGGCCGCGGCCGCGATCAGCTGCTGAGGGGAGAGTTCAGTGGCGACTTCAAGAACCTCACCAGTCCGGTGGTCATGGGAGTCTGGAGCGTGAAGGACCTGCGCGACCTGCATGACAAGTTGAGGCTGATCCGGAAGGGGGTGGCGCGGTTGCGGGAGATGGGACTTTCCGGGGAGAAGCGGCTCTCGTTCTATACCACCACCTACAACTCCATTGGCCGCGACGTTGACATCTTCAGGACCCTCTCCCTCCATGACATGCTGACCATGGAGGATGGGGCGCTGGACTGTTTGACCAGGGAGGTCGACAACGAGATGAACGAGATGGTCTTCGCGGCCGGGTAG
- a CDS encoding dodecin: MYGADRIYKKVEIIGVSKISIEAAIETAVTKARASLDKLSWFEVQDIRGHIGDDGKVSEYQVVLKVAFQLKGE; the protein is encoded by the coding sequence ATGTACGGTGCGGACAGGATTTACAAGAAAGTCGAGATTATCGGCGTTTCCAAGATCAGTATCGAGGCCGCCATTGAAACGGCCGTGACCAAGGCGCGTGCCTCCTTGGACAAACTCTCATGGTTCGAGGTGCAGGATATCAGGGGCCATATCGGTGATGATGGCAAGGTCTCCGAATACCAGGTGGTGCTCAAGGTCGCCTTTCAGTTGAAGGGAGAATGA
- a CDS encoding sll1863 family stress response protein, producing the protein MDRKEAYREKLDAQLKELKAKIDQLENRVSSLSADAKAELVKDIHDLRKRKMIVREKWNELQKAGGEAWDAMREGVEKATAELKESLEKVISRFK; encoded by the coding sequence ATGGACAGGAAAGAAGCATATCGGGAAAAGCTGGATGCCCAACTCAAGGAGCTGAAGGCGAAGATTGATCAGCTGGAGAACCGGGTCTCCTCGCTTTCCGCCGATGCAAAGGCCGAGCTGGTCAAGGATATCCACGATCTGCGCAAAAGGAAGATGATCGTGAGGGAAAAGTGGAATGAACTGCAGAAAGCAGGCGGGGAGGCATGGGATGCCATGAGGGAGGGGGTGGAAAAGGCCACCGCCGAACTGAAGGAGTCCCTGGAGAAGGTCATCTCACGCTTCAAGTAG
- a CDS encoding MBL fold metallo-hydrolase: MIIETIPVGPLQVNGYILGCERSREGVVIDAGGDVDRLLARITKLELSIRYLLDTHGHFDHVGGNRAFLKATGAKFLIHERDAFLLSMAADAGRSFGVLTENSPQPDQYLTDGMTISFGDQRLKVIHTPGHSPGGCCFYSMSTGVLFTGDTLFNGSVGRTDLPGGSMEVLTRSIRERLAVLPESTKLYPGHGPSSTIAIELFSNPFLRRG; this comes from the coding sequence ATGATCATTGAAACCATTCCGGTTGGCCCCCTTCAGGTCAACGGCTATATTCTGGGATGCGAGAGGAGTCGTGAAGGGGTTGTCATCGATGCGGGTGGAGATGTTGACAGACTGCTGGCCCGAATCACGAAACTGGAGCTGAGCATACGTTACCTTCTCGACACCCACGGCCACTTCGATCACGTGGGCGGAAACCGGGCCTTTCTGAAGGCCACCGGCGCCAAATTTCTGATCCATGAACGGGACGCCTTCCTGCTCTCCATGGCTGCCGACGCCGGCAGGAGTTTCGGGGTGCTTACGGAAAATTCTCCCCAGCCGGACCAGTACCTGACCGACGGCATGACCATCTCGTTCGGTGACCAGCGACTGAAGGTCATCCATACGCCGGGGCATTCGCCGGGAGGGTGCTGCTTCTACAGCATGAGCACGGGGGTGCTGTTCACGGGGGATACGCTCTTCAACGGCTCGGTGGGCAGGACCGACCTGCCGGGCGGCTCCATGGAGGTGCTGACGCGCTCGATCCGTGAGCGCCTTGCCGTCCTGCCGGAAAGCACCAAGCTCTATCCGGGACATGGACCATCCTCGACCATTGCCATCGAGCTGTTCAGCAACCCCTTCCTCAGGAGGGGGTGA
- a CDS encoding FmdB family zinc ribbon protein → MPVYEFYCSDCHTIFNFLSRRVNTVKRPPCPRCSRPDLERQVSRFAFSRGRTDEPDAEGMPDLDESRLEKAMMSLAGEMEGVDENDPRQMARFMRKFSDATGVELGEGFQEAMRRLEAGDDPELIEQELGDLLEGDNPFASQGMKRIRRRYVPPAHDETLYTLE, encoded by the coding sequence ATGCCGGTCTACGAATTCTACTGCTCTGACTGCCATACCATCTTCAACTTCCTGTCCCGCCGGGTGAATACGGTCAAACGTCCCCCCTGTCCGCGCTGCTCCCGGCCGGATCTGGAGCGCCAGGTTTCGCGCTTCGCCTTCTCCAGGGGGCGCACGGATGAGCCCGATGCCGAGGGGATGCCCGACCTGGATGAGAGTCGCCTGGAAAAGGCCATGATGTCACTGGCCGGAGAGATGGAGGGGGTTGACGAGAACGACCCGCGTCAGATGGCGCGCTTCATGCGCAAGTTCTCCGACGCTACCGGCGTGGAGCTGGGCGAGGGGTTCCAGGAGGCCATGCGGCGCCTGGAGGCGGGGGATGATCCGGAACTGATCGAGCAGGAGCTGGGCGATCTCCTGGAGGGGGACAACCCCTTTGCCAGCCAGGGGATGAAGAGAATCAGACGCAGGTACGTGCCGCCCGCCCATGACGAGACCCTCTATACTCTGGAGTAG
- a CDS encoding flavodoxin family protein — translation MKVVAINGSPKKEGNTAHAIGMVAAELESEGIETEVIHVGNQTIRGCVACGQCARNKNEQCVLTGDDVNEIIQKMKQADGIILGSPVYYSAIAGTMKSFLDRVFYVSGANGGLFRHKVGASVVAVRRSGGLPAFDQLNNYLFYSEMLLPGSNYWNVIYGAKPGEAVRDGEGAQIMRLLGRNMAWLMKLVEHGRGRVAEPEREAKIFMNFIR, via the coding sequence ATGAAGGTCGTTGCCATTAACGGAAGTCCGAAGAAAGAGGGGAACACCGCCCATGCCATCGGCATGGTTGCTGCCGAACTGGAGAGTGAAGGGATAGAGACAGAGGTCATCCATGTCGGCAACCAGACCATCAGGGGGTGCGTTGCCTGCGGCCAGTGCGCCCGGAACAAAAACGAACAGTGCGTCCTCACCGGCGACGACGTCAACGAGATTATCCAGAAGATGAAGCAGGCTGACGGAATCATCCTGGGGTCTCCCGTTTACTATTCGGCCATCGCAGGGACCATGAAATCCTTCCTGGACCGGGTCTTCTACGTTTCCGGCGCCAATGGCGGGCTGTTCAGGCACAAGGTGGGGGCGTCGGTGGTGGCGGTGAGGCGCTCCGGCGGCTTGCCCGCCTTCGACCAGCTGAATAACTACCTGTTCTACTCCGAGATGCTGCTGCCCGGATCAAACTACTGGAACGTGATCTACGGAGCCAAGCCGGGAGAGGCCGTGCGCGACGGAGAAGGCGCCCAGATCATGCGGCTTCTGGGCAGAAACATGGCCTGGCTGATGAAGCTGGTTGAGCATGGCCGGGGCAGGGTGGCGGAACCGGAGCGTGAGGCCAAGATATTCATGAACTTCATTCGTTGA
- a CDS encoding EAL domain-containing protein yields MTDFRALACPLLPEPGTAMPESGRYPPLAPFMLSLKFDVIHEQVIKGEPIEMMPSRITGFISNLSVAKKLLLIYLLDLSAVIFITTILIHEKYLAIDFSRKEIAGNHYIAAARESVFALIESADARREEHRQPVAARQDELKRVTGALVEAEERYGRGLHTGQFQHELVHAIRTIITEDEINASGEPRALHAEAITAAMQLIARIGDQSNLILDPDLDSYYTMSLVLLRFPEMVSLLLDHGERTQESMASAGARNKHSRLGLLVMEGKLAAAQKAIDSDFNAAFRNDPSGRLKERLGQSHARLISSLQRIAAQPYGTKSVETATTRFRIRQAHRDALLSVHACWKESSQELDLLLNNRIDSYFRRMWLHLGTACLLLGLILLSVFYIARRIVAPIRELATVAGAVQMTNDYSLRAKKEGNDEIGELVSCFNSMLERLNNDRITQQELVAAARASDAQRALFESIPLPLTVTSLSGHSLRHANGPALELFMPDQTAAGLESWSPFDVIAGENQRETFLSLLVEEKNIDEYELLLRLPGAPCFWSQVSVRPVSYQGEQALLTLFTPINLRKHLEEGVRNEKAFSQAALDSLPGIFFMLGSDFRILSTNRNFDRFRETTSPGSPFSSIELHFPPDQREKIRSMVQGGFRRGAAEAEVSLQGSSSREIYLLTSRLFLLGGEDCLITVGIDISARRRAEATLELWGRVFECTSESIMITDAAQRIVSVNQAFCATTGYRAEEIIGQSSLALRSDVHDGIYFRQLWRGIRKRGSWQGEFWCRHKNGEVSPQWMVVNTVHDRQGTVTNYIALFTDISAQKSQEQRIQHIAHHDALTNLPNRLLCMERLILALQQAHRNGRHVAVIFIDLDHFKNINDSLGHHVGDCVLVTAANRLSMGVRDGDTVSRLGGDEFVIILADIEDSHQIEEIMKHRLLPLMRQPYDAGGYELHCSCSIGISIFPEDGLDKDTLLRNADTAMYRAKEVGRNNYHFYTEELNSRAMQRLSIETSLRKGIERNELLLHYQPKLDLHTGKPYGLEALLRWQHPDHGMISPMEFIPIAEETGLIIPIGKQVIRNACRQLSRWSSVGMSHICLSLNVSAVQFRDRRFVEDLVQLVREEGVSPHRIELELTETMLMEDAVRTIRVMETLKDEGFLFSIDDFGTGYSSLNYLHRFPIDCLKIDRSFIRGMLERPADLAIIKAIIGLGHTLDMQVIAEGVEKEDEYRALRAAGCDGIQGYFVARPLTPEQVPEWLLAREMGGQTA; encoded by the coding sequence ATGACAGATTTCAGGGCACTTGCGTGTCCCCTGCTGCCGGAGCCCGGCACGGCCATGCCGGAATCGGGGCGTTATCCACCCTTGGCACCCTTCATGCTTTCATTAAAATTCGACGTTATCCACGAACAGGTCATCAAAGGGGAGCCGATCGAGATGATGCCATCACGAATCACGGGGTTCATCAGCAACCTCAGTGTCGCAAAGAAACTTCTGCTGATCTACCTCCTGGATCTCTCGGCGGTAATCTTCATCACAACCATTCTCATCCATGAGAAGTACTTGGCCATAGACTTTTCGCGCAAGGAAATCGCCGGCAACCACTACATCGCTGCTGCCAGGGAAAGCGTATTCGCTTTAATCGAGAGCGCCGACGCAAGGAGAGAAGAGCACCGGCAGCCGGTCGCTGCGCGCCAGGACGAGTTGAAGCGCGTGACGGGAGCCCTTGTCGAAGCAGAAGAGCGCTACGGCAGGGGGCTGCACACCGGACAGTTCCAGCACGAACTGGTTCATGCTATCCGCACGATCATCACAGAAGACGAGATCAATGCATCCGGAGAGCCCAGGGCTCTCCACGCCGAAGCCATCACCGCTGCCATGCAACTGATCGCGAGAATCGGCGACCAATCAAACCTGATCCTTGATCCGGATCTGGACAGCTATTACACCATGTCCCTGGTCCTTCTGCGTTTTCCTGAGATGGTTTCACTGCTGCTGGACCATGGAGAACGTACCCAGGAATCCATGGCATCAGCGGGAGCAAGGAATAAGCACTCCCGGCTCGGACTCCTGGTGATGGAGGGAAAGCTGGCAGCGGCACAAAAGGCCATTGATTCCGATTTCAACGCCGCATTCCGCAACGATCCCTCGGGAAGGCTGAAGGAACGCCTCGGTCAGAGCCATGCCCGGCTGATCTCCTCGCTGCAGCGTATTGCCGCCCAGCCATATGGGACAAAAAGCGTAGAGACAGCAACCACCCGTTTCCGTATACGACAGGCGCACCGGGATGCCCTGCTCAGCGTGCATGCCTGCTGGAAAGAGAGCTCCCAGGAACTCGACCTGCTGCTGAACAACCGCATCGACTCGTATTTCAGGCGCATGTGGCTGCACCTGGGTACCGCATGTCTGCTGCTGGGGCTGATCCTGCTGTCCGTTTTCTACATTGCCCGCAGAATCGTCGCCCCTATTCGTGAGCTTGCCACCGTCGCCGGGGCGGTGCAGATGACAAACGACTACAGCCTGCGTGCGAAGAAGGAGGGAAATGACGAGATCGGCGAACTGGTCAGCTGCTTCAACTCCATGCTGGAGCGGCTCAACAACGACCGCATCACCCAGCAGGAACTCGTGGCAGCTGCCCGCGCCTCCGATGCCCAGAGGGCCCTGTTCGAGTCGATCCCCCTGCCGCTCACGGTAACCTCCCTGAGCGGCCACAGCCTCCGCCACGCCAACGGGCCGGCACTGGAGCTGTTCATGCCGGATCAGACAGCCGCTGGCCTGGAGTCGTGGTCCCCCTTTGACGTCATAGCGGGAGAGAACCAGCGTGAAACCTTTCTCTCGCTCCTGGTTGAGGAAAAAAACATCGATGAATACGAGCTGCTCCTGCGGCTGCCCGGCGCTCCCTGCTTTTGGTCCCAGGTTTCGGTACGCCCGGTGAGCTACCAGGGTGAACAGGCGCTCCTGACGCTCTTCACCCCCATCAACCTCCGCAAGCACCTGGAAGAGGGGGTGCGTAACGAGAAGGCATTCTCCCAGGCGGCTCTGGATAGCCTGCCCGGCATTTTTTTCATGCTGGGCAGCGATTTCAGGATTCTCAGCACCAACCGGAATTTCGACCGTTTTCGGGAGACCACCTCTCCCGGCTCCCCCTTCTCTTCCATCGAACTCCATTTTCCGCCGGACCAGAGGGAGAAGATTCGTTCCATGGTCCAGGGAGGATTTCGGCGGGGCGCAGCCGAAGCAGAGGTATCACTCCAGGGGAGCTCATCCCGGGAGATCTACCTCCTGACCTCACGGCTCTTCCTGCTGGGAGGCGAGGATTGTCTCATAACCGTGGGGATCGATATCAGTGCACGACGGAGGGCCGAGGCAACACTGGAGCTGTGGGGGCGTGTCTTCGAGTGCACCTCGGAAAGCATCATGATCACGGACGCCGCGCAGCGCATCGTCTCCGTCAACCAGGCATTCTGCGCCACCACGGGATACCGGGCGGAAGAGATCATCGGGCAGTCCTCCCTGGCGCTCAGGTCGGACGTGCATGACGGCATCTATTTCCGCCAGCTCTGGCGGGGGATCAGAAAGCGCGGCTCATGGCAGGGGGAATTCTGGTGTCGGCATAAAAACGGCGAGGTTTCACCCCAGTGGATGGTGGTCAACACCGTCCATGACCGGCAGGGAACGGTAACCAACTACATCGCCCTGTTCACCGATATCAGCGCCCAGAAGTCCCAGGAACAGCGCATCCAGCACATCGCCCATCACGATGCCCTCACCAACCTCCCCAATCGCCTGCTCTGCATGGAGCGGCTGATACTGGCCCTGCAGCAGGCGCATCGCAACGGACGGCATGTGGCGGTGATCTTCATCGACCTGGACCATTTCAAGAACATCAACGATTCACTCGGCCACCATGTGGGTGACTGCGTCCTGGTCACGGCGGCCAACCGTCTCTCCATGGGTGTGCGTGACGGGGACACGGTCAGCCGCCTGGGAGGGGACGAGTTCGTCATCATTCTGGCCGACATCGAGGATTCCCATCAGATCGAGGAGATCATGAAACACCGGCTTCTGCCGCTGATGCGCCAGCCCTACGACGCGGGGGGATATGAGCTGCACTGTTCCTGCAGCATCGGCATCAGCATCTTCCCGGAGGACGGTTTGGACAAGGACACCCTGCTGCGCAATGCCGACACTGCCATGTACAGGGCAAAGGAGGTCGGGAGGAACAACTACCATTTTTACACGGAAGAGCTGAACTCGCGGGCCATGCAGCGTCTCAGCATCGAGACCAGCCTGAGAAAGGGGATCGAGCGGAACGAGCTTCTGCTCCACTACCAGCCAAAACTGGATCTCCACACCGGCAAACCATACGGCCTGGAGGCCCTTCTGCGCTGGCAGCACCCGGATCACGGCATGATTTCTCCCATGGAGTTCATTCCCATAGCCGAGGAAACGGGACTGATCATCCCCATCGGAAAGCAGGTCATCCGCAACGCCTGTCGCCAGCTTTCCCGCTGGAGTTCGGTCGGGATGTCCCACATCTGCCTCTCCCTTAACGTTTCAGCTGTCCAGTTCCGTGACAGGCGCTTTGTCGAAGATCTGGTGCAACTGGTCAGGGAGGAGGGGGTATCCCCCCATCGGATCGAGCTAGAACTGACCGAAACCATGCTGATGGAGGATGCGGTGCGGACCATACGGGTCATGGAAACACTCAAGGATGAGGGTTTTCTGTTCTCCATCGATGATTTCGGTACCGGCTACTCGAGCCTGAACTACCTGCACCGTTTCCCCATCGACTGCCTGAAAATAGACAGGTCATTCATACGGGGAATGCTGGAGCGACCGGCCGACCTGGCCATCATCAAGGCCATCATCGGCCTTGGCCATACCCTTGACATGCAGGTCATCGCGGAGGGGGTGGAGAAGGAGGATGAGTACCGTGCCCTGCGCGCCGCCGGTTGCGACGGGATCCAGGGGTACTTTGTCGCAAGGCCACTCACGCCGGAGCAAGTGCCTGAGTGGCTTCTGGCGCGGGAGATGGGCGGGCAAACCGCCTGA